In the genome of Amia ocellicauda isolate fAmiCal2 chromosome 3, fAmiCal2.hap1, whole genome shotgun sequence, one region contains:
- the numa1 gene encoding nuclear mitotic apparatus protein 1 isoform X3, whose product MSLNETKEQALLTWINSLNLDDPVNKLSSLQDGSLLVKLIYRLNGKENEAQTTLDQPIQGRLDFISNFLQSNCKYDQDRGAIVSWENIVNGQNLEVELSKVVVLLLYYSNMCGTYQVFEKLNYKTQAELASVLRFVLDNEESLYLNNNLESFLKRKALFPLSSVSSHSSVSSYSSVSEEESPIIKRKRKPEVQFLDLQTVATSSVSSPIQDVLKTPQFQMRKLRKQLYQERNMRDELEVELANSCKIITERETQLSLLQQKVHKLMRHNNEQDQGPNELEELGNKYESVVKRLQDVRKQCQDLKTNKGQMERKIDQLTEENGNLSFQMRDFLVRLTEAQAAVDKLSDEQEQSVKEWEAKRTQLESALNQAIADKECFSEQILILQGKICQLEDELKKEQSQSRVEGEVMGDVLEMEGLKQEVDDLTVKVSQLEVIIASLEQEKAQALMDLNSERANFESEKSHLTVVIAGLQQALSELGCEKEELQRTSREQQERLTAQVLALNADIDKLAEIVKRSELEVAGLSQKVEEEQRQNGQLVQQMEKKEQSALETIHGLKKQVDDLGSALKVKEEEAVSSTQLWDMERQESGRREIALLEASKTAARERDAALTEYRHFQKDKEQKIGELGQQIHTLEDQWKAEQSLVSKLRNEKGELEQKVAALELAINELRLKCQSLESKSEAQRCSNLEAIETLTVRLQDAEKELQHYEGKLVHHSGVIEENGNLRNQLATLDDTVGNLRVQIEAERRGFEETRSLELQRVCQLGEEVKALQDRTQQMSTDLEFAHQELKKEQQEKLTAQSSLEKLREESGEMIKALSAEHDQASLAIKAKEAEIRKLSSELGSLADKLALTEETKGQELAAKKEEITRLIQEMEGTLEKLEMVNKEKEDMESRLQSRIVEHQGQLSALREELVDVQGTVRQKESELEVILNLQRETSQLEEFQKRLAKEEKETQFYKFKMEDQEKETLHLKTLLNAKEEEIKSLLQSTQAGEERASVIHALQEKREEEMRSLLSRVSELEQAYSEQSRSVAALEQELAEARRLMSEKGTAFEKQANQLLDLQRELSLQQDTTVSLEKRLESSQSKCSEQQMQVEKLSTELKETRSSSGLREAALKQQVDRLLQELARQNSDLETLKQEVSNRKEEQLERDALKKRAAAAAEELEKLQAESLIAASVASEKDIVLQNLQKEIQAVNEKYEELQERDVDRSKLADTWELNLQQHNETVQRLHEEVSAASSLASERQQTTETLEKELSSLQQEVEMLRHGNLVTSALVSEKDSQLSCLQEEIKKLKEQENARNLEAAMERAQQKELQSTIDRLQAEVLAASRAVAVKESQRKELEESISVLKKEVVSASSEREQAAGIFQTQLASLQQENKLMATEKESLQQELVLLRKTEAELCDLQQELTNAQALIGELMPTKRKCQQQQAELCLAQAKHQEELEQRDRTAATLDNELQQAKDEISVLRPLKDLIAEQELSLQKLQKENMTYREQVCKLQQANSQLTSENLEMCSDAEVAMREVVHTQELEKIKGEHQRQIASLKEKVRETCEKYRSIEEEDTKQKVLDDRQKFQEERKKLIVQVEELTKKLGQQVIATKSERDNVKVWEAEVKELKEKLTRRDEVLEHYKAQVEKAKIHYSGKKQQLQESIEKVQALETALEGSRGERDALKAERKRMEMELHQAQLSAKNLSTKVSSLEAQVDFADRQLREHKKLQGSIDTLKTQKSVCPSVPDKSQDTSKDSLELSPDEDDTLVSKRKRREDKTPAARSSERLAAQRRALSRESLDTLYFTPMALRSQTRLESSITSLGDLTLDSAKKTQSARRRTTQVINITLTKKTPGAPEPENESFFSLHAAQSHPNLCSQRGRPLSMASLSSRYSVSQELFNESSTSEQLLNLPGYRPGTANTSTAHRNTNTFVVGSQNEPEHTDDWMRLAELQARNKTCLPHLKSSYPLEGRPSIGIASLCITDDEVRMGNPDDTIRRASMLPSQLHDTLAPHRMSMQPGLTREGMPSHRATMLPSQIRETVSSHRASLLPKPSAQQSWQTTSGTSKQVKRTTDEPQNGADTPESKKALTSCFPRPMTPKDKNDRRWTMQSSQNKPPVCQDERRQSMAFSITNTPKKAGSLLQRGFNKMRGSTRKSPTSTGKTPRKSPRRSPRIGSGKSPKNTASAKKSMIRKPLKNMKV is encoded by the exons ATGTCTCTCAATGAGACTAAAGAACAGGCCTTGTTGACTTGG ATCAACAGTCTCAACCTGGATGACCCCGTCAACAAGCTGTCCAGCCTGCAGGATGGCAGCCTTTTAGTAAAGCTGATCTACAGGCT AAACGGGAAGGAAAATGAGGCTCAGACCACACTGGATCAGCCCATCCAGGGAAGACTGGATTTTATCTCCAACTTTTTACAAA GCAACTGCAAGTATGACCAAGATCGCGGAGCCATTGTGTCTTGGGAGAACATTGTAAATGGACAGAATTTGGAAGTGGAGTTGTCAAag GTGGTGGTTCTCCTCCTCTACTACTCCAACATGTGTGGCACGTATCAGGTATTTGAGAAGCTGAACTACAAGACGCAG GCTGAGCTGGCATCTGTCCTCCGATTTGTTCTCGATAATGAGGAGAGCCTTTACCTGAACAATAACTTGGAATCCTTCCTTAAGAGAAAag CTCTCTTTCCTCTCTCCAGTGTCTCAAGTCACTCCAGTGTGTCAAGTTATTCCAGTGTCAGTGAGGAGGAATCCCCCATCatcaaaaggaaaaggaaacctGAAGTCCAGTTTCTGGACCTCCAGACTGTGGCGACAAGTTCTGTGAG CTCTCCCATCCAAGATGTCCTGAAGACACCGCAGTTCCAGATGAGGAAACTTCGTAAACAGCTGTATCAGGAGAGGAATATGAGGGATGAGCTGGAAGTGGAGCTGGCAAACAGTTGCAAGATCATTACCGAGAGAG AGACCCAGCTGTCCCTCCTGCAGCAGAAAGTTCACAAGTTGATGAGGCACAATAATGAGCAAGACCAGGGACCCAATGAACTGGAGGAACTCGGCAACAAATATGAAAG TGTGGTGAAACGCTTGCAAGATGTCCGAAAACAGTGCCAGGACCTGAAAACCAACAAAGGTCAAATGGAGAGAAAGATTGACCAGTTGACAGAGGAGAATGGAAATCTTTCCTTCCAG ATGAGAGATTTCCTAGTTCGTCTTACAGAAGCACAGGCTGCCGTGGACAAGCTGAGTGATGAGCAGGAACAGTCTGTGAAGGAGTGGGAGGCGAAACGCACACAGCTCGAGAGTGCTCTCAACCAGGCTATTGCAGACAAG GAGTGTTTTTCTGAACAGATTCTTATTCTTCAAGGGAAGATCTGTCAACTTGAAGATGAGCTGAAGAAAGAGCAGTCTCAGAGTAGGGTGGAAGGAGAGGTCATGGGAGATGTATTAGAG ATGGAAGGCTTGAAGCAGGAGGTGGATGATCTTACTGTGAAGGTGTCTCAGCTTGAAGTTATCATAGCCAGCCTTGAGCAAGAGAAAGCACAAGCTCTAATGGACCTGAACTCTGAAAGAGCCAACTTTGAAAGTGAGAAGTCACATCTCACTGTGGTCATCGCTGGGCTGCAGCAGGCCCTGTCTGAGCTCGGGTGCGAGAAGGAAGAGCTGCAGCGAACTTCCAGGGAGCAGCAAGAGAGGCTGACAGCCCAGGTTTTAGCTCTGAATGCTGACATTGATAAACTGGCTGAGATTGTAAAACGCAGTGAGCTGGAAGTTGCAGGCCTGAGCCAGAAGGTGGAGGAAGAGCAGAGGCAGAATGGGCAGCTAGTCCAGCAAATGGAGAAGAAAGAGCAATCTGCTCTGGAGACTATTCATGGACTGAAGAAACAGGTGGATGATCTTGGCAGTGCCTTGAAAGTGAAAGAGGAGGAGGCCGTCTCTAGTACCCAGTTATGGGACATGGAGAGACAAGAGAGCGGCCGTAGGGAGATTGCCTTGCTGGAAGCGTCCAAGActgcagccagagagagagatgcagctTTGACTGAGTACCGCCATTTCCAAAAAGACAAAGAACAAAAAATTGGGGAACTTGGCCAACAGATCCACACTCTAGAGGACCAATGGAAGGCCGAACAGAGTCTAGTCTCCAAGCTGAGAAATGAGAAGGGTGAGCTGGAGCAGAAGGTTGCAGCTTTGGAATTGGCCATCAATGAACTTCGCCTCAAATGTCAGAGCCTGGAGTCTAAGAGCGAAGCTCAAAGATGCAGCAATTTGGAGGCCATTGAAACCCTGACTGTGAGACTGCAAGACGCAGAGAAAGAGCTCCAGCACTATGAGGGGAAGTTAGTCCATCATTCTGGGGTAATTGAAGAGAATGGTAATCTGCGGAATCAGCTTGCTACTCTGGACGACACTGTGGGAAACCTGCGTGTTCAGATTGAGGCTGAGAGGAGAGGGTTCGAAGAGACTCGTTCTTTGGAGCTCCAGAGGGTCTGCCAATTGGGAGAGGAGGTCAAAGCATTGCAGGATAGGACCCAGCAAATGTCAACTGACTTAGAGTTTGCCCACCAGGAGCTGAAGAAAGAGCAACAAGAGAAACTGACTGCACAATCTTCTTTGGAAAAGCTGAGGGAGGAAAGTGGAGAGATGATAAAAGCTCTATCTGCAGAGCATGATCAAGCATCTTTAGCTATCAAGGCTAAAGAAGCTGAAATTAGGAAGCTGAGCTCTGAACTGGGATCTCTTGCAGACAAGTTGGCTTTAACAGAAGAAACCAAGGGCCAGGAGTTAGCTGCAAAGAAGGAGGAAATTACAAGGCTTATCCAAGAGATGGAGGGAACCCTAGAAAAACTGGAAATGGTCAACAAGGAAAAGGAAGACATGGAAAGTCGTCTTCAGTCCAGAATTGTGGAACACCAGGGACAGCTCTCGGCACTGCGTGAGGAGTTGGTTGATGTTCAGGGAACAGTGAGGCAAAAGGAAAGTGAACTCGAAGTGATTCTCAATCTGCAAAGGGAGACCTCTCAGCTGGAGGAGTTCCAAAAACGCTTGGCTAAAGAAGAGAAGGAAACTCAGTTTTATAAATTTAAGATGGAAGACCAAGAAAAAGAGACTCTACACCTGAAGACCTTGCTAAATGCAAAGGAGGAGGAGATCAAATCTCTCCTACAGAGCACCCAAGCTGGGGAAGAAAGGGCTTCAGTTATTCATGCTCTTCAGGAGAAGAGGGAGGAGGAAATGAGGTCCCTGCTGTCGAGGGTTTCGGAGCTCGAGCAAGCTTATTCAGAGCAAAGCAGGTCTGTTGCTGCACTGGAGCAAGAGTTGGCAGAAGCTCGAAGACTGATGTCAGAGAAGGGCACTGCTTTTGAAAAGCAAGCAAACCAGCTGCTTGATCTTCAGAGGGAACTTTCACTTCAACAAGATACAACAGTCTCCTTGGAAAAACGCCTGGAGTCTTCGCAATCCAAGTGCAGTGAGCAGCAGATGCAGGTGGAGAAACTTTCCACAGAGCTGAAAGAGACCCGCTCCTCCAGTGGTCTTCGTGAGGCAGCCTTAAAACAGCAAGTAGATCGTTTACTGCAGGAGCTTGCGAGGCAAAACAGTGACCTGGAAACACTGAAGCAGGAAGTGTCAAACAGGAAGGAAGAGCAACTGGAGAGGGATGCCCTCAAGAAAcgggcagctgctgcagcagaagaACTGGAGAAGCTGCAGGCTGAATCTCTCATTGCAGCCTCCGTAGCGTCAGAAAAAGACATTGTGCTGCAGAATTTGCAAAAGGAAATCCAAGCTGTCAATGAAAAATATGAAGAGCTGCAAGAAAGGGATGTGGATAGAAGCAAGTTGGCGGACACCTGGGAATTAAATCTTCAACAGCACAATGAAACTGTACAGAGACTGCATGAGGAAGTCTCTGCTGCTTCCTCACTTGCCTCTGAAAGACAGCAGACAACTGAGACACTGGAGAAGGAACTTTCTTCCTTGCAACAAGAAGTGGAAATGCTGAGACACGGAAACCTTGTGACTTCAGCACTAGTCTCCGAGAAGGATTCCCAGCTCTCCTGTCTTCAGGAAGAAATCAAGAAACTGAAGGAGCAGGAAAATGCAAGAAATCTGGAAGCTGCCATGGAGAGAGCTCAGCAGAAAGAATTGCAAAGTACCATAGACAGGCTCCAGGCGGAAGTGCTAGCTGCTTCCAGAGCAGTTGCAGTAAAGGAATCTCAACGTAAGGAGCTGGAAGAATCAATTTCTGTTCTTAAGAAGGAGGTTGTCTCTGCTTCCTCCGAGAGAGAGCAGGCAGCTGGAATTTTCCAGACACAGCTTGCCTCCTTGCAGCAGGAGAACAAGCTCATGGCTACTGAAAAGGAGTCATTACAGCAGGAGCTGGTGCTGTTGAGAAAGACGGAAGCAGAGTTGTGTGACCTTCAACAGGAGCTGACCAACGCTCAGGCCCTAATTGGGGAGCTGATGCCAACTAAACGAAAGTGCCAGCAGCAGCAAGCTGAGCTGTGCCTGGCCCAGGCCAAACaccaggaggagctggagcagcgAGATCGAACAGCTGCCACCTTGGATAATGAGCTACAGCAGGCCAAAGATGAAATCTCTGTTCTCCGGCCACTGAAAGACCTAATCGCAGAACAAGAACTTTCCCTCCAAAAACTCCAGAAGGAGAACATGACCTACAGGGAGCAGGTGTGCAAGCTGCAGCAGGCCAACAGCCAGCTGACCAGTGAGAACCTGGAGATGTGCTCTGATGCAGAGGTGGCCATGAGGGAAGTGGTCCACACCCAGGAGCTGGAGAAGATCAAAGGAGAGCACCAGAGACAGATAGCCTCTCTGAAGGAGAAGGTCCGAGAAACTTGTGAGAAGTATAGAAGTATAGAAGAAGAGGACACCAAGCAGAAGGTTCTGGACGACAGGCAGAAGTTCCAGGAGGAGAGAAAGAAGCTCATTGTTCAG GTAGAGGAGCTGACCAAGAAGCTGGGACAGCAGGTCATCGCAACCAAGTCTGAGAGGGACAACGTGAAG GTGTGGGAGGCAGAGGTCAAAGAACTCAAGGAAAAGCTGACCCGCAGAGACGAGGTGCTGGAGCACTATAAGGCACAG GTGGAGAAAGCGAAGATCCACTATTCTGGCAAGAAGCAGCAACTGCAAGAATCCATCGAGAAGGTCCAGGCCCTGGAGACCGCACTGGAGGGGAGCCGGGGGGAAAGAGATGCTCTGAAGGCTGAGAGAAAGAGGATGGAGATGGAGCTGCACCAGGCCCAGCTGTCTGCAAAGAACCTGTCTACCAAAGTCAGCAGTCTGGAGGCCCAG gtggaCTTTGCAGACCGGCAGCTTAGGGAACACAAGAAGCTCCAGGGGAGTATTGACACCTTGAAGACCCAGAAGTCTGTGTGCCCCAGTGTCCCAGATAAATCACAGGACACCAGCAAGGACAGCTTGGAGCTTAGCCCGGATGAGGACGACACCCTCGTCTCTAAAAG GAAGAGGAGAGAAGACAAGACTCCTGCAGCGAGGAGCTCCGAGAGGCTGGCGGCTCAGCGGCGTGCCCTCAGCCGGGAGTCCTTGGATACCCTGTACTTCACCCCCATGGCCCTCCGCTCCCAGACCAGACTGGAGAGCAGCATCACCTCCCTGGGGGACCTCACTCTCGACTCTGCCAAGAAGACCCAGTCTGCGCGCCGCCGTACCACACAGGTCATCAACATCACCCTGACTAAG AAGACTCCTGGAGCTCCAGAGCCCGAGAACGAGTCTTTCTTCAGCCTCCATGCGGCTCAGTCCCATCCCAACCTCTGCTCCCAGCGGGGAAGACCCCTGTCCATGGCCTCACTGTCCTCGCGGTACAGTGTCTCGCAGGAGTTGTTCAACGAGAGCTCAACCAGTGAACAGCTGCTCAACCTGCCTGGGTACCGCCCTGGCACTGCTAACACCTCGACCGCACACCGCA ACACCAACACGTTTGTGGTCGGCTCTCAGAATGAACCGGAGCACACGGACGACTGGATGCGCCTTGCCGAGCTGCAGGCCAGGAACAAGACCTGTCTGCCCCATCTCAAGAGCAGCTACCCTCTGGAGGGCAGG CCCAGCATTGGAATCGCCTCGCTGTGCATCACGGATGATGAGGTACGCATGGGAAACCCCGACGACACCATCCGTCGGGCCTCCATGCTGCCCTCCCAGCTCCATGACACCCTGGCGCCCCACCGTATGTCCATGCAGCCCGGGCTGACTCGGGAAGGCATGCCCTCCCACCGGGCGACCATGCTGCCCAGCCAGATCAGGGAGACTGTGTCCTCTCATCGTGCCTCTTTGCTGCCCAAGCCCTCTGCCCAGCAGTCCTGGCAGACCACCTCGGGCACCTCCAAACAGGTCAAACGAACCACTGATGAGCCTCAGAACGGAGCGGACACTCCTGAG TCCAAGAAAGCATTGACCAGCTGCTTCCCACGGCCCATGACACCCAAAGACAAGAACGACCGTCGCTGGACCATGCAGAGCAGCCAGAACAAGCCGCCCGTGTGCCAG GATGAACGCCGCCAGTCCATGGCGTTCAGTATCACCAACACCCCCAAGAAGGCTGGCAGTCTCCTCCAGCGGGGCTTCAATAAGATGAGGGGCAGCACACGGAAGTCACCCACTTCCACAGGCAAAACGCCCCGAAAGTCCCCCCGCAGGTCTCCCCGGATCGGCAGCGGCAAGTCGCCCAAGAACACTGCAAGCGCCAAGAAG AGTATGATTAGAAAACCTCTGAAGAATATGAAGGTGTAA